From Bacillus horti, one genomic window encodes:
- a CDS encoding DUF1385 domain-containing protein, with amino-acid sequence MEKKTAYGGQAVVEGVMFAGKNVNVTAIRRKDSSLNFLEIERKVIPWAQKLRKIPFIRGNVAIIESLINGSKHLNFSTERFDVDPKDDDQIVPEQESSKLTMILGVAVVAVLSFLFSKFVFTALPAVVAHSFFREWFPGHLAQNIIEGVIKTILLFGYIYLISLTPLVKRLFQYHGAEHKVINCYEEGKEITVENVQSSSRLHYRCGSSFIIFTVIIGVFVYLLVPSEPLLERVLYRLALIPVVIGIAFEALQLTNKVRDIPVLKMLGYPGLWVQLLTTKEPTNEQVEVSIASFERMLELEQQAESEKIKVAKENIQPI; translated from the coding sequence ATGGAAAAGAAAACTGCTTACGGTGGGCAAGCGGTTGTTGAGGGTGTTATGTTTGCTGGTAAAAATGTAAATGTAACAGCCATTAGAAGAAAGGATTCATCTCTTAACTTCTTAGAAATTGAACGAAAGGTTATTCCTTGGGCCCAGAAGCTTAGGAAGATTCCTTTTATAAGAGGAAATGTAGCTATTATTGAATCTTTAATTAACGGAAGTAAGCATTTGAATTTCTCTACAGAGCGTTTCGATGTGGATCCAAAGGATGATGATCAAATTGTACCCGAACAGGAATCTTCTAAGCTTACAATGATTTTAGGAGTAGCGGTTGTTGCTGTACTTTCTTTTTTGTTCAGTAAATTTGTATTTACGGCACTTCCTGCTGTAGTGGCACACTCCTTTTTCCGTGAATGGTTCCCGGGACATCTAGCACAAAATATTATTGAAGGCGTCATAAAAACTATTCTTTTATTCGGATACATTTATCTAATATCCCTTACACCTTTAGTTAAGAGACTGTTTCAGTATCATGGGGCTGAACATAAGGTTATAAATTGCTATGAAGAGGGTAAAGAGATAACGGTTGAGAATGTGCAAAGCTCATCTCGCTTACATTACCGCTGTGGAAGTAGCTTTATCATTTTTACTGTGATTATAGGAGTGTTTGTGTATCTATTGGTACCAAGTGAACCATTACTTGAACGGGTACTCTATCGTTTAGCCCTTATTCCAGTAGTTATTGGTATAGCCTTCGAAGCTCTACAGCTCACAAATAAAGTTAGAGATATCCCTGTTCTGAAAATGCTAGGCTATCCAGGTCTTTGGGTTCAGCTTTTAACAACAAAAGAACCAACAAATGAACAGGTTGAAGTATCAATCGCATCCTTTGAGCGTATGCTAGAATTAGAGCAGCAGGCTGAAAGTGAAAAAATAAAGGTAGCGAAAGAGAATATTCAGCCTATCTAA
- a CDS encoding SA1362 family protein, producing MRKLKHPVIYVFLGLAAFGFLWQLLTQPQQLLSTILSIGLIVLIGFGIYHFLIRKGKLGHTQKSFSNYRRYPVSKDATARDYYSAASSAKTKSVQKKAKTRSKSSKARNHSFTVIEGKKGKRKL from the coding sequence GTGAGAAAACTAAAGCATCCTGTGATTTATGTTTTTCTTGGTTTAGCTGCATTTGGATTTTTATGGCAGCTATTAACTCAACCACAACAGCTCTTAAGTACAATTCTTTCTATAGGTCTTATTGTTCTGATTGGGTTTGGGATCTACCATTTTTTAATTAGGAAAGGGAAGTTAGGACATACTCAAAAGTCCTTTTCCAATTATAGAAGATATCCAGTAAGTAAGGATGCCACAGCTAGAGATTATTACTCGGCTGCTAGCTCTGCAAAAACAAAATCCGTTCAAAAAAAAGCTAAAACGAGATCTAAATCGAGCAAAGCTAGGAATCATTCTTTTACGGTCATAGAAGGAAAAAAAGGGAAGCGCAAGCTCTAG
- a CDS encoding M24 family metallopeptidase, with protein sequence MEQRINRLRALFDEHQVDGFLITSKSNRRYMTGFTGSAGVVLITKTEAVFITDFRYEEQAKEQAQGFEIVKHVEPIGEKIAEVLERLNVKRLAFEQDHVTFATYRGYQQRFSAELVPVSGAVEKLRMIKDEQEIQTIRHAVKIADETFTHILNFIKPGLTEIQVANELEFHMRSLGASTSSFDMIVASGARSALPHGVASDKVIEKGDFVTLDFGAVYQGYISDMTRTFAVGQPSDKLIEIYNICLEAQLQGVRNIKAGITGKQADDYCRDYITAKGYGEQFGHSTGHGIGLDVHEDPKLSKKGSDELLQPGMVVTVEPGIYLAGVGGVRIEDNIVIKETGNEILTQSTKELIIID encoded by the coding sequence ATGGAGCAACGTATCAATCGTCTTCGAGCTTTGTTTGATGAGCATCAAGTAGATGGCTTTCTCATTACAAGTAAAAGTAACCGAAGATATATGACTGGATTTACAGGTAGTGCTGGAGTTGTTTTGATAACCAAAACAGAGGCTGTATTTATAACGGATTTTCGTTATGAAGAACAAGCTAAAGAACAGGCACAAGGCTTTGAGATTGTAAAACATGTAGAGCCTATTGGAGAAAAGATTGCGGAAGTTTTAGAGCGTTTGAACGTTAAACGTCTGGCTTTTGAGCAGGATCATGTCACCTTCGCTACGTATAGAGGGTATCAGCAAAGATTTAGTGCGGAGCTTGTTCCCGTTTCGGGGGCTGTTGAGAAGCTAAGAATGATTAAAGATGAGCAGGAGATTCAAACGATTCGTCATGCGGTAAAAATTGCAGATGAAACGTTTACACATATTTTAAACTTTATTAAGCCTGGATTAACTGAAATTCAAGTCGCTAATGAGCTGGAGTTCCACATGAGAAGCCTAGGTGCTTCCACTTCATCCTTTGATATGATTGTGGCTTCTGGAGCAAGGTCAGCTTTACCCCACGGTGTAGCTAGTGATAAGGTTATCGAAAAAGGGGACTTTGTAACGTTAGATTTCGGAGCTGTGTATCAGGGGTACATCTCTGATATGACGAGAACCTTTGCCGTAGGACAGCCTTCTGATAAACTTATAGAAATCTATAATATCTGCTTAGAGGCTCAGCTTCAAGGTGTACGGAACATAAAGGCAGGGATTACAGGTAAGCAAGCAGATGATTATTGTAGAGATTATATTACAGCTAAAGGCTATGGTGAGCAGTTTGGACATTCTACTGGTCACGGTATTGGTTTAGATGTTCATGAGGATCCTAAATTGTCCAAAAAAGGATCAGATGAGTTGCTGCAACCAGGTATGGTTGTAACAGTTGAGCCAGGCATTTATCTTGCTGGTGTTGGTGGTGTACGGATTGAAGATAATATTGTGATTAAGGAAACAGGAAATGAAATCCTGACACAATCAACAAAAGAACTAATCATTATTGATTAA
- a CDS encoding 2-phosphosulfolactate phosphatase has translation MKIDVALSTSYLKQEDIHNKTVIVIDTLRTGSTIITALHKGAAKIIPVETIGQALHYFHHEDTYLCGERFCKKVNGFDLGSSPFNLLSLDTHNKTLIITSTNGTKAILKARKASHLLVGCLLNAQHCIEHALNLKKDITLLCAGSRGEFALEDGLTAGYMLHLLKQFKENLQLTDLAQMLRIGYEENKEMLNTLVQTGSTALRLLETDQEDDLHYCLQMNSVPLTGIYQGEEIVALK, from the coding sequence ATGAAGATTGACGTGGCTTTATCCACTAGCTACTTGAAACAAGAGGATATTCATAACAAAACGGTTATCGTCATCGATACCCTTCGAACAGGATCTACGATTATAACAGCTTTGCATAAAGGTGCCGCAAAAATCATTCCAGTAGAAACGATTGGGCAAGCTTTGCATTATTTTCACCATGAAGATACCTACCTTTGTGGTGAGCGTTTTTGTAAGAAAGTGAATGGTTTTGATTTAGGTAGTTCCCCATTTAATCTTCTCAGTCTTGATACACATAATAAAACCCTTATCATAACTTCTACAAACGGTACAAAAGCAATCCTTAAAGCGAGAAAAGCAAGTCACTTATTAGTTGGGTGCCTTCTTAATGCACAGCATTGTATAGAACACGCACTAAATCTAAAAAAAGATATCACTCTATTATGTGCTGGCTCAAGAGGAGAATTTGCCTTGGAGGACGGTTTAACAGCTGGATATATGCTACATTTATTGAAGCAGTTTAAAGAAAACCTACAGCTAACAGATTTGGCTCAAATGCTTAGAATTGGCTACGAGGAAAATAAAGAAATGCTTAATACTTTAGTTCAAACGGGATCTACAGCGCTTCGGCTTTTAGAAACCGATCAAGAAGATGATCTTCATTACTGTCTTCAAATGAATAGTGTTCCTTTGACAGGGATCTATCAGGGCGAGGAGATTGTTGCATTAAAGTAG
- a CDS encoding c-type cytochrome has protein sequence MTRKITFKLSIILLLSLVLAGCGGQGSFENETNPEVLARSCIGCHGTDLSGRSAPSLLELDGKYNEQEIAEIILNGLGRMPQMKNFSEEQASLLADWLLEKQQ, from the coding sequence ATGACAAGGAAGATCACATTTAAGCTTTCTATCATCCTTTTATTAAGCCTAGTATTGGCTGGTTGTGGAGGACAAGGAAGCTTTGAAAATGAAACAAATCCAGAGGTGTTAGCGCGTAGCTGTATCGGCTGTCATGGTACTGACCTTTCTGGAAGAAGTGCTCCATCATTACTTGAGCTTGACGGAAAATACAATGAGCAAGAGATTGCTGAGATTATCTTAAATGGATTGGGTAGAATGCCTCAAATGAAAAACTTTAGTGAAGAACAAGCTAGTCTATTAGCAGATTGGTTACTTGAAAAGCAACAATAG
- the efp gene encoding elongation factor P — protein MITTSDFKNGLTIEFDGDIWQIIDFQHVKPGKGAAFVRSKLKNIRNGNIQERTFRPTEKFQKAHIETRKMQYLYSAGDEYTFMDNESYEQIVLNGNQIKNELNYLLENMIVSIIMYNGETIGVDMPNSVELEVTETEPGIKGDTASGGSKPATLETGLVVQVPFFVNVGDKLVIDTRSGDYVSRA, from the coding sequence ATGATAACAACTTCTGATTTTAAAAATGGATTAACGATTGAGTTTGACGGAGACATCTGGCAAATCATCGATTTCCAGCATGTTAAGCCAGGAAAAGGAGCTGCTTTTGTCCGCTCTAAATTAAAAAATATTCGTAACGGAAACATTCAAGAAAGAACGTTCCGTCCTACTGAGAAATTCCAGAAAGCACATATTGAAACTCGTAAAATGCAATACCTGTATAGTGCAGGTGACGAATATACTTTCATGGATAATGAGAGCTATGAGCAGATTGTGTTGAACGGTAATCAGATCAAAAATGAATTAAACTATTTATTAGAAAACATGATCGTTAGCATCATTATGTACAATGGTGAAACAATTGGTGTGGATATGCCAAATTCAGTAGAGCTAGAAGTAACGGAAACAGAGCCAGGAATTAAAGGGGATACAGCATCAGGTGGCTCTAAGCCAGCTACTCTTGAAACTGGGCTAGTTGTTCAAGTTCCATTTTTCGTAAACGTGGGAGATAAGCTTGTTATTGATACTAGAAGCGGAGATTATGTATCAAGAGCGTAA
- a CDS encoding YqhR family membrane protein — MGTKTLSRKSRSRKRQTDQIHLEEDHSNGADQGIDESEESSDKRHHHENRAGQTQRQKKQLYTVTVGFFGGLFASLITYLAHALNFISFGPGVVWQHLPFTQGMKPLMGPLGHGLSILCLSLLSILASSLYYTLFRKLESPWIGIWFGLSLWVLLFLGLNSLISGAMTFQELGFTTNIIFICIFAVYGLFVGYSISYQYLSDSIEKERETNS, encoded by the coding sequence TTGGGAACAAAGACGCTAAGTAGAAAAAGTAGATCTAGAAAACGTCAGACTGATCAAATACATTTAGAGGAAGATCATTCAAATGGAGCGGATCAAGGGATAGATGAGAGTGAAGAATCCTCTGACAAAAGACATCATCATGAAAATAGAGCTGGACAAACACAGAGACAGAAAAAACAGCTTTATACCGTTACTGTTGGTTTTTTTGGAGGACTATTTGCCTCACTTATCACGTATTTAGCCCATGCTCTAAATTTTATCTCTTTTGGACCTGGCGTTGTTTGGCAGCATCTCCCTTTTACCCAAGGAATGAAGCCATTAATGGGTCCGTTAGGTCATGGCTTAAGTATCCTTTGTTTAAGCTTGTTATCCATATTAGCTTCTTCCCTTTATTACACCCTTTTCAGAAAGCTTGAGTCACCCTGGATCGGCATTTGGTTTGGATTAAGCTTATGGGTGTTACTTTTCTTAGGCTTGAACAGCTTGATTTCTGGAGCTATGACCTTCCAAGAGCTTGGCTTTACAACGAATATTATTTTTATTTGTATCTTTGCTGTTTACGGACTTTTTGTTGGGTATTCCATTTCTTATCAGTACCTGTCTGACTCCATAGAAAAAGAGCGTGAGACAAACTCCTAA